Proteins encoded within one genomic window of Oncorhynchus nerka isolate Pitt River linkage group LG17, Oner_Uvic_2.0, whole genome shotgun sequence:
- the LOC115145188 gene encoding guanine nucleotide-binding protein G(I)/G(S)/G(O) subunit gamma-12-like, with translation MQSSSNTARARRAVQQLRIEASIERIKVSKASADLMHYCGEQGKYDPLLMGIPASENPFKDKKPCTIL, from the exons ATGCAGAGTTCCAGTAACACTGCCCGTGCCAGGAGGGCAGTCCAGCAGCTGAGAATAGAAGCCAGCATTGAGAGAATTAAG GTGTCCAAGGCCTCAGCAGACCTGATGCACTACTGTGGAGAACAGGGTAAATACGACCCTCTACTCATGGGTATACCAGCCTCTGAAAACCCCTTCAAAGACAAGAAGCCATGCACTATATTATAG
- the LOC115145189 gene encoding growth arrest and DNA damage-inducible protein GADD45 alpha-like, with product MCNMTFEETSGENSIERMDSVSKALEEVITSALPQGCVTVGVYEAAKSLNVDPDNVVLCLLATDEEQVVDVALQIHFTLIQAFCCENDINILRVSNMRRLAEILGGVKPGEEPMDLHCVLVTKSSTCKDPALSKVNRFCRDSRILDQWVPIINLPDR from the exons ATGTGCAATATGACTTTTGAGGAAACCAGTGGAGAAAACTCTATAGAAAG GATGGATTCGGTGTCTAAAGCATTGGAGGAGGTTATCACCTCCGCTTTACCCCAAGGTTGCGTCACTGTAGGAGTCTACGAGGCAGCAAAGTCACTCAATGT GGACCCGGATAATGTGGTACTGTGCCTCCTGGCCACAGATGAGGAGCAGGTCGTGGACGTGGCTTTACAGATCCACTTCACCCTGATTCAGGCTTTCTGCTGCGAGAACGACATCAACATCCTGCGGGTCAGCAACATGAGGCGCCTCGCTGAGATACTTGGAGGAGTGAAGCCTGGAGAAGAGCCCATGGACCTGCACTGTGTACTAGTTACT AAGTCAAGCACGTGCAAGGACCCAGCTCTGAGCAAAGTGAATCGCTTCTGTAGAGACAGTCGAATACTGGACCAGTGGGTCCCCATCATCAACTTACCTGACCGATGA